A genomic region of Mesobacillus jeotgali contains the following coding sequences:
- a CDS encoding stage V sporulation protein AE has product MAEKRKVILITDGDDYARRAVESVAADVGGRCISLSHGNPSVLSGPQLVKLIKKAANDPVLVMFDDSGFLGEGAGEKALKYVAEHKDIEVLGAIAVASKTHMAEWSRVDFCIDRDGELTPYGVDKHGVPELEMGRINGDTVYCLDTLDVPLIIGIGDIGKMARRDHYKLGSPITKKAVEIILERSGFYGREE; this is encoded by the coding sequence ATGGCCGAAAAAAGGAAGGTAATCTTAATTACAGATGGTGATGATTATGCCCGGCGTGCGGTTGAGAGTGTTGCTGCGGATGTTGGCGGGCGCTGTATCTCTCTTTCACATGGAAATCCTTCTGTCCTTTCGGGTCCACAGCTTGTTAAATTGATCAAGAAAGCAGCCAATGATCCAGTATTGGTCATGTTTGATGATAGTGGTTTTCTTGGAGAAGGAGCAGGCGAGAAAGCGCTGAAATACGTAGCGGAGCATAAGGACATTGAGGTTCTGGGTGCGATAGCCGTTGCGTCGAAAACGCATATGGCGGAATGGAGCCGAGTGGATTTTTGTATAGACCGAGATGGTGAACTCACGCCATATGGTGTTGATAAACATGGGGTGCCAGAGCTTGAGATGGGGAGGATTAATGGAGATACGGTGTACTGTTTGGATACTCTTGATGTCCCCTTAATAATCGGGATAGGAGATATCGGTAAAATGGCAAGGCGTGATCACTATAAGTTAGGTTCGCCGATAACGAAAAAAGCAGTGGAAATCATCCTTGAAAGGAGCGGATTCTATGGCAGAGAAGAATGA
- a CDS encoding stage V sporulation protein AB yields MTISILFIILVGLASGLAVGSGFVAFLSVLGVIPRLTQLTKTMKLISWYEWSVVLGALLGTVGSLRDPLLSFSPLVTIPLGLAGGIFVGMLAAALTEVLNVLPILAKRVRVDDKLENLLMAIVLGKVFGSLFHWIYFVGR; encoded by the coding sequence ATGACGATTAGTATCTTATTCATAATTCTTGTGGGACTGGCGAGTGGGCTTGCGGTAGGGTCAGGATTTGTTGCGTTTTTGTCCGTTCTAGGAGTGATACCCAGACTTACACAGCTCACGAAGACGATGAAATTGATTTCCTGGTATGAATGGTCTGTTGTCCTGGGGGCCTTATTGGGAACTGTCGGCAGCTTAAGGGATCCGCTTCTCAGTTTTTCTCCGCTCGTTACCATTCCGCTTGGATTGGCGGGTGGCATATTTGTGGGTATGCTGGCTGCCGCTTTGACAGAGGTCCTGAATGTACTTCCGATCCTCGCTAAAAGAGTCAGGGTGGATGACAAACTTGAGAACTTGCTTATGGCAATCGTGCTGGGAAAAGTATTCGGATCATTATTTCACTGGATATACTTTGTAGGACGTTAA
- a CDS encoding stage V sporulation protein AA — MEKTIYIRMRNRVQVKPEESLLLKDIAQIIASEDIYEELAALQVLKVTPKDHIHIVDVMKVIEFITGIYRDHEVQAVGPPQTIIEVIYKKKGMSIPFFILVWFLLFFGAALTIMNFHEDVSMQTVHERLYYIMTGEEVEKPLLFQIPYSIGIGVGMILFFNHVFKKRLNEEPSPLEVEMFNYQQSLDQYVILHENKESVKHIDDD; from the coding sequence ATGGAAAAAACGATTTATATCCGCATGAGAAATCGCGTCCAGGTCAAGCCTGAGGAATCACTTTTGTTAAAGGATATAGCGCAGATCATTGCCAGTGAGGATATTTATGAAGAATTGGCAGCACTTCAGGTCCTTAAAGTTACGCCTAAGGATCATATCCACATTGTTGATGTCATGAAGGTCATTGAATTTATCACCGGGATATATCGGGATCATGAGGTTCAGGCTGTTGGGCCGCCGCAAACGATTATCGAGGTGATTTACAAGAAAAAAGGTATGTCGATTCCATTTTTTATTCTCGTCTGGTTCCTGTTGTTTTTCGGTGCAGCTTTGACCATTATGAATTTCCATGAGGATGTCAGTATGCAAACGGTCCATGAGCGTCTTTACTACATTATGACAGGAGAAGAAGTTGAGAAGCCGCTGTTATTCCAAATTCCTTATTCAATCGGAATAGGGGTTGGCATGATTTTATTTTTTAACCATGTATTTAAAAAGAGATTAAATGAAGAGCCCAGTCCTCTTGAAGTTGAAATGTTCAACTACCAGCAATCGCTTGATCAGTATGTAATTTTGCATGAAAACAAGGAAAGCGTGAAGCATATCGATGACGATTAG
- the sigF gene encoding RNA polymerase sporulation sigma factor SigF encodes MDVEVKKDNSQTYLKDHEVKELILRSQQGDQAARDLIVQKNMRLVWSVVQRFLNRGYEPDDLFQIGSIGLLKSVDKFDLSYDVKFSTYAVPMIIGEIQRFIRDDGTVKVSRSLKETGNKIRKAKDELSKTLGRVPTVNEIAEFLEISPEDVIMAQEASRSPASIHETVYENDGDPITLLDQIDNGEEGRWFDKIALKEAINELDERERLIVYLRYYKDQTQSEVAVRLGISQVQVSRLEKKILQQMKGRMDL; translated from the coding sequence ATGGATGTGGAGGTAAAAAAGGATAATAGCCAAACGTATCTTAAGGACCATGAAGTCAAAGAACTGATTTTGAGAAGCCAGCAAGGGGACCAGGCCGCAAGGGACCTAATCGTCCAGAAAAACATGCGACTTGTATGGTCTGTCGTCCAGCGCTTCCTCAACAGGGGATATGAGCCTGACGACCTATTCCAGATTGGCAGCATCGGCCTCTTGAAGTCAGTTGATAAATTTGACCTCTCGTATGACGTGAAGTTTTCGACGTATGCCGTTCCAATGATCATTGGTGAAATTCAGCGTTTCATCAGGGATGACGGTACCGTGAAAGTAAGCAGGTCACTAAAAGAAACTGGCAATAAAATCAGGAAAGCGAAGGATGAGCTTTCCAAAACATTGGGCAGGGTCCCAACTGTCAATGAAATAGCCGAGTTTCTGGAAATTTCGCCTGAAGATGTGATCATGGCACAGGAAGCAAGCCGCAGTCCTGCATCCATCCATGAAACGGTGTACGAAAACGACGGCGACCCAATTACTCTTCTTGATCAAATTGACAACGGGGAAGAAGGCCGCTGGTTCGATAAAATTGCGTTAAAAGAGGCTATAAACGAACTGGACGAACGGGAAAGACTGATCGTGTATTTGAGATATTATAAGGATCAAACCCAATCCGAGGTCGCAGTCCGACTGGGAATCTCCCAGGTCCAGGTCTCACGCCTCGAAAAGAAAATACTGCAGCAAATGAAAGGCCGTATGGATCTATGA
- the spoIIAB gene encoding anti-sigma F factor, translating to MKNEMNLHFSALSQNESFARVTVAAFIAQLDPTMDELTEIKTVVSEAVTNAIIHGYESNPDGKVFISVMIQDGTVEMLIKDEGIGIPDIDEAMQPLYTSKPELERSGMGFTIMENFMDEVQVRSEPGFGTEIRLKKHLSKSKALCN from the coding sequence ATGAAGAATGAAATGAATCTTCATTTTAGCGCGTTAAGCCAAAATGAATCTTTTGCCCGCGTGACGGTCGCTGCATTCATTGCACAGCTGGACCCAACGATGGATGAACTGACTGAAATAAAGACGGTTGTATCAGAAGCGGTAACCAATGCTATCATTCACGGTTACGAAAGTAATCCAGATGGAAAAGTGTTTATTTCTGTGATGATTCAGGATGGAACGGTGGAAATGCTGATTAAAGACGAAGGAATAGGGATTCCAGATATCGATGAAGCCATGCAGCCACTTTATACATCCAAGCCTGAACTTGAAAGGTCCGGCATGGGTTTTACGATTATGGAAAATTTCATGGACGAAGTACAAGTGAGATCAGAGCCCGGCTTTGGGACAGAGATTCGTTTGAAAAAGCACCTGTCTAAGAGCAAAGCGCTGTGCAATTAA
- the spoIIAA gene encoding anti-sigma F factor antagonist encodes MSLNIDIEVKHDVLLIRVSGELDHHTADQLREQATKALENEEVRHIVLNLEHLTFMDSSGLGVVLGRYKQIKQHHGEMVVCAISPPIKRLFDMSGLFKIIRLEPSEEYALERLGVA; translated from the coding sequence GTGAGTCTTAACATTGATATTGAAGTGAAGCATGACGTCTTATTGATTCGAGTTAGTGGTGAATTAGATCACCATACTGCAGACCAGCTTCGCGAGCAGGCAACAAAAGCCCTTGAAAACGAAGAAGTCCGCCACATTGTCTTGAACCTCGAACATCTCACCTTTATGGATAGTTCGGGTCTGGGAGTAGTTTTAGGAAGGTATAAACAAATCAAGCAACACCATGGAGAGATGGTAGTTTGCGCAATTTCTCCGCCAATCAAGAGGTTATTTGACATGTCGGGTTTATTCAAGATTATCCGTCTTGAACCGTCAGAAGAATATGCATTAGAGAGATTGGGGGTTGCTTGA
- a CDS encoding D-alanyl-D-alanine carboxypeptidase family protein, giving the protein MKKLTSLLLVFMMGASIFSPKGYANEGDSGLADDASSAILIERDTGQVLFDKNSHEKLPPASMTKIMTMLLIMEALDEGRLKMDEKVRASEYAASMGGSQIFLEPGEEMTVEQLLKGIAIGSGNDASVAMAERIGGSEEAFVKMMNEKVKELGLKNTEFKNTTGLPVDGHYSSAYDMAMMAKDLLKYEKITKFTGTYEDYLREDSDKKFWLVNTNKLVRFYPGVDGLKTGFTNEAKYCLTATAEKDGMRAIAVVFGAPTSKARNAQVTKMLDYAFSQYQTHPMFKKGHPLGKAAISKGDKKTINAVTSESVSLLTKKGADIKDVKQKISLNKSLKAPVEKGDRVGTLKLVKDGKTLAETPLVADAKVEKASWWILYKRSFGMFTRAGNQQ; this is encoded by the coding sequence CTGAAAAAGTTAACGAGTTTACTGCTTGTTTTTATGATGGGCGCTTCAATTTTCTCCCCAAAAGGATATGCGAATGAAGGAGATTCTGGACTCGCCGATGATGCCAGTTCAGCTATTTTGATTGAACGTGACACAGGTCAGGTTCTATTTGATAAAAACAGTCATGAAAAGCTGCCGCCAGCCAGCATGACTAAAATCATGACGATGCTTTTGATCATGGAAGCGCTCGATGAGGGAAGGCTGAAAATGGATGAAAAGGTCCGGGCCAGTGAATATGCCGCTTCTATGGGAGGATCTCAAATCTTCCTTGAGCCAGGAGAAGAAATGACAGTTGAGCAATTGTTGAAAGGAATCGCAATCGGCTCTGGAAATGATGCTTCAGTTGCTATGGCTGAACGTATTGGCGGCTCAGAAGAAGCATTCGTCAAAATGATGAATGAGAAAGTAAAGGAACTCGGCCTGAAGAATACAGAATTCAAGAATACAACCGGATTGCCTGTCGATGGGCATTATAGCTCGGCATATGATATGGCCATGATGGCAAAAGATTTGTTGAAATACGAAAAAATAACCAAATTCACTGGAACATATGAAGATTATCTCCGTGAAGATTCTGATAAGAAATTCTGGCTAGTCAATACGAATAAGCTCGTTCGTTTTTACCCTGGAGTGGATGGACTGAAAACAGGTTTTACGAATGAAGCGAAATATTGCCTTACTGCTACTGCAGAAAAGGATGGCATGCGTGCGATCGCTGTTGTGTTTGGAGCACCTACCTCCAAGGCCAGGAATGCACAGGTAACGAAGATGCTGGACTATGCTTTCAGTCAATACCAAACACATCCTATGTTCAAAAAAGGTCATCCACTAGGAAAGGCAGCGATCAGCAAAGGTGACAAAAAGACAATAAATGCCGTTACCTCTGAAAGTGTTTCCCTCCTAACTAAAAAAGGAGCAGACATAAAGGACGTAAAACAGAAAATCTCTTTGAATAAAAGTCTTAAAGCGCCGGTCGAAAAAGGAGACCGAGTTGGCACTTTGAAGCTGGTAAAAGACGGCAAGACCCTTGCGGAAACGCCTCTTGTTGCAGATGCAAAGGTGGAAAAAGCGAGCTGGTGGATCTTATATAAACGCTCATTCGGGATGTTTACGAGGGCTGGAAACCAGCAATAA
- a CDS encoding pyrimidine-nucleoside phosphorylase translates to MRMVDVIEKKRDGHELSTEEIQFFVDGYTDGSIPDYQVSALTMAIFFQGMTEKERADLTMAMVKSGDQIDLSAIEGVKVDKHSTGGVGDTTTLVLGPLVAAVGVPVAKMSGRGLGHTGGTIDKLESVEGFHVEIDNDEFINLVNKNKIAVIGQSGNLTPADKKLYSLRDVTATVDSIPLIASSIMSKKIAAGADAIVLDVKTGAGAFMKTLDDSRELAKAMVRIGNNVGRRTMAVISDMSQPLGYAIGNALEVKEAIDTLKGEGPEDLTELCLTLGSHMVFLAGKAESLGEARSKLEEVINNGSALETFKVFLASQGGDASVVDDPSRLPQAKYTYELEAKEAGYVAEIVADEVGTAAMLLGAGRATKESEIDLAVGLVLRKKIGDKVEKGDSLLTIYSNFEDVNEVKEMLYENIKVSSEHVDAPILVHEEITE, encoded by the coding sequence ATGAGAATGGTTGACGTTATAGAAAAAAAGCGTGACGGACATGAATTATCAACTGAAGAAATCCAATTTTTTGTTGATGGGTATACAGATGGCTCGATTCCTGATTATCAGGTAAGTGCGCTGACAATGGCGATTTTCTTCCAGGGAATGACGGAAAAAGAACGTGCTGACCTTACGATGGCGATGGTGAAGTCTGGTGACCAAATCGACCTTTCTGCCATTGAAGGAGTAAAAGTCGACAAGCACTCTACAGGTGGTGTAGGCGATACAACAACCCTTGTTTTAGGACCATTAGTTGCTGCTGTAGGTGTCCCAGTTGCAAAAATGTCAGGGCGCGGCCTTGGTCATACGGGCGGAACAATCGACAAGCTGGAATCCGTTGAAGGCTTCCATGTCGAAATCGACAATGACGAATTCATCAATCTCGTAAATAAAAATAAAATTGCGGTTATCGGCCAAAGCGGTAACCTGACTCCGGCTGATAAAAAGCTCTATTCATTGCGTGATGTAACCGCAACTGTTGACAGTATCCCTCTAATCGCCAGCTCAATTATGAGCAAGAAGATTGCTGCAGGTGCTGACGCGATTGTCCTGGACGTTAAAACAGGTGCAGGTGCATTCATGAAGACGCTCGATGATTCCCGTGAACTGGCAAAGGCAATGGTGCGGATCGGAAACAATGTCGGCCGCAGGACAATGGCTGTTATTTCAGACATGAGCCAGCCGTTGGGATATGCAATCGGTAATGCTTTAGAGGTTAAGGAAGCAATCGATACATTGAAGGGTGAAGGTCCAGAAGACCTGACAGAACTTTGCTTGACGCTCGGAAGTCACATGGTGTTCCTGGCTGGAAAAGCTGAGTCCCTTGGAGAAGCACGCAGCAAATTAGAAGAAGTGATCAATAACGGATCGGCTCTTGAAACATTCAAGGTATTCCTGGCATCTCAGGGTGGCGATGCCTCTGTTGTTGATGATCCAAGCAGGCTTCCTCAGGCAAAATACACCTACGAACTTGAAGCAAAAGAAGCAGGCTATGTTGCAGAAATCGTTGCTGACGAAGTGGGTACTGCCGCAATGCTTCTTGGTGCAGGAAGAGCGACAAAAGAATCGGAAATCGATTTGGCGGTTGGTTTGGTATTGAGGAAGAAAATCGGCGACAAAGTCGAAAAAGGCGACTCCCTTTTAACCATTTACAGCAACTTCGAGGATGTAAATGAAGTGAAAGAAATGCTGTATGAAAATATTAAGGTCTCAAGCGAACATGTTGATGCACCAATTTTGGTACATGAAGAAATTACAGAATAA
- a CDS encoding purine-nucleoside phosphorylase, with the protein MDYNQIQNAASFINDKLKQQPKIGLILGSGLGVLAEDIENPVKIPYNEIPGFPVSTVEGHAGQLVCGQLSGVEVIAMQGRFHYYEGYSMDKVTFPVRVMKELGIEKLIVTNAAGGVNESFEPGDLMIITDHINNMGTNPLIGPNDSRFGVRFPDMSEAYSKNLRGIAKEVAEKNKLIIKEGVYVGNPGPVYETPAEVRMIRTMGGDAVGMSTVPEVTVARHSGLEVLGISCISNMAAGILDQPLSHDEVIETTEKVKSSFLLLVNEIVKSLGEK; encoded by the coding sequence ATGGATTACAATCAAATTCAAAATGCAGCATCTTTTATTAATGACAAGCTTAAGCAGCAGCCGAAAATCGGATTGATTCTAGGATCTGGGCTTGGTGTTCTTGCTGAAGATATCGAAAACCCGGTTAAGATTCCTTACAACGAAATACCAGGATTCCCGGTTTCCACTGTAGAAGGCCACGCTGGACAGCTAGTTTGCGGACAGCTTAGCGGTGTGGAAGTAATCGCGATGCAAGGGCGTTTCCATTATTACGAAGGCTATAGCATGGATAAGGTTACTTTCCCTGTGCGTGTCATGAAAGAACTTGGAATTGAAAAACTGATCGTTACAAACGCAGCTGGTGGTGTGAACGAAAGCTTTGAACCAGGCGACTTGATGATCATCACAGACCATATCAACAATATGGGAACAAATCCGCTTATTGGGCCAAACGATTCACGTTTTGGCGTGCGTTTCCCGGATATGAGCGAAGCATATTCAAAGAATTTAAGAGGAATTGCGAAAGAGGTTGCTGAAAAGAACAAACTCATAATCAAAGAGGGAGTATATGTCGGAAACCCGGGACCAGTTTATGAAACACCAGCTGAAGTAAGAATGATCCGTACAATGGGCGGCGATGCTGTCGGGATGTCCACAGTGCCGGAAGTAACGGTTGCAAGACATTCAGGTTTGGAAGTTCTGGGTATTTCCTGTATTTCTAATATGGCAGCTGGAATTCTCGATCAGCCATTAAGCCATGATGAAGTAATTGAAACGACTGAAAAAGTTAAATCAAGCTTCCTATTACTTGTAAATGAAATTGTTAAAAGTTTAGGGGAAAAATAA
- the deoB gene encoding phosphopentomutase encodes MSNTYKRVFLIVMDSVGIGEAPDAEKFGDKGSHTLGHIGERMNGLSMPNMGKLGLSNIEEIKGIAPAEKPLAFYTKMEEASNGKDTMTGHWEIMGLNIQTPFQVFPDGFPDELISELESRTGRKVIGNKPASGTEILVELGEEHMKTGALIVYTSADSVLQIAAHEEIIPIEELYDICKIARELTLDDKYMVGRVIARPFLGEPGDFKRTSNRHDYALKPFGRTVMNEMKDSGLDVLAIGKISDIYDGEGITDSLRTVSNMDGMDKLLQTLDQDFTGLSFLNLVDFDALFGHRRDPEGYGKALEEYDARLPEVFEKLKEDDLLIITADHGNDPVHHGTDHTREYVPLLVYSKRMNEGKELPVRKTFADIGATVAENFNVKMPEHGTSFLKELK; translated from the coding sequence ATGTCGAATACATATAAACGAGTATTTTTAATCGTCATGGATTCAGTCGGGATCGGAGAAGCACCAGACGCCGAAAAGTTTGGTGATAAAGGTTCCCATACACTGGGGCATATCGGAGAAAGAATGAATGGTTTGAGTATGCCTAATATGGGCAAACTCGGCCTTAGCAATATCGAGGAAATCAAAGGAATCGCACCTGCTGAAAAGCCGCTGGCCTTCTATACAAAAATGGAAGAAGCATCTAACGGCAAAGATACCATGACAGGTCACTGGGAGATCATGGGCTTGAATATCCAGACACCATTCCAGGTATTCCCTGATGGTTTTCCGGATGAGTTAATTTCTGAACTCGAATCAAGGACCGGCAGGAAGGTTATCGGCAACAAGCCGGCAAGCGGCACTGAAATCCTTGTAGAACTTGGCGAAGAGCATATGAAGACAGGCGCGTTGATTGTCTATACATCTGCAGATTCGGTTCTGCAAATCGCTGCTCATGAAGAAATTATTCCGATAGAAGAGCTTTATGATATTTGTAAAATTGCCAGGGAATTGACACTTGATGATAAATACATGGTCGGAAGAGTCATCGCAAGACCTTTTCTCGGTGAACCAGGGGACTTCAAACGTACATCCAACCGCCATGACTATGCGCTGAAACCATTTGGCAGAACAGTTATGAATGAAATGAAGGACTCAGGCCTTGATGTACTGGCTATCGGAAAAATTTCAGATATCTATGACGGCGAAGGTATAACTGATTCTCTTCGAACAGTGTCAAATATGGATGGAATGGATAAATTGCTCCAAACTTTGGATCAGGATTTTACAGGATTAAGCTTCCTGAACCTTGTTGATTTTGATGCTTTATTCGGACATCGCCGCGATCCGGAAGGCTATGGTAAGGCACTTGAAGAATATGATGCCCGTCTTCCTGAGGTATTCGAGAAATTGAAAGAAGATGATCTGCTCATCATTACGGCTGACCACGGAAATGACCCGGTTCATCACGGAACAGACCATACACGTGAATACGTGCCGCTCCTCGTTTACTCAAAGAGAATGAATGAAGGAAAAGAGCTGCCTGTCCGTAAAACATTTGCTGACATTGGTGCTACTGTTGCGGAAAACTTTAATGTGAAAATGCCTGAACACGGAACAAGTTTCCTGAAGGAATTGAAATAA
- the xerD gene encoding site-specific tyrosine recombinase XerD: MEDRLDDFIHFLIVEKGLSKNTIVSYKRDLNSYITYLKNVEQLGDFNGVQRPQIVHFLGHLKDTGKSSKTLARHIASIRAFHHFLLREKAVDHDPTVHIESPQHERSLPKVLSMEEVETLLDSPKLTDHFGYRDKAMLEMMYATGIRVSELIGLRLSDVHLTMGFVRCMGKGSKERIIPIGKTASDAIEQYLEKGRPKLVSKKHKDDSLFLNHHGKGLSRQGFWKILKRLATEAGIEKELTPHTMRHSFATHLLENGADLRAVQEMLGHADISTTQIYTHVTKTRLKDVYTKFHPRA; encoded by the coding sequence ATGGAAGATAGGCTCGACGACTTTATCCACTTTTTAATTGTTGAAAAGGGACTTTCAAAGAACACAATTGTGTCTTATAAACGAGATTTGAATAGCTATATCACATATCTGAAGAATGTTGAACAGCTTGGAGACTTTAATGGCGTGCAGCGTCCGCAGATTGTTCATTTTCTGGGTCATTTAAAAGACACAGGCAAATCATCAAAAACATTGGCAAGACATATTGCCTCGATCAGGGCTTTTCATCATTTCCTGCTGCGGGAAAAGGCAGTTGACCATGATCCAACTGTGCACATCGAGAGTCCACAGCATGAACGATCCTTGCCAAAGGTATTGAGCATGGAAGAGGTCGAGACACTTCTCGACAGCCCGAAGCTGACAGACCATTTTGGCTATCGTGATAAGGCGATGCTGGAAATGATGTATGCTACTGGTATCCGTGTGAGTGAGCTGATTGGACTAAGGCTATCTGATGTCCATCTGACAATGGGGTTTGTCCGCTGCATGGGAAAAGGGAGCAAAGAAAGGATCATCCCGATTGGCAAGACAGCTTCTGACGCAATCGAGCAATACCTGGAAAAGGGCAGGCCAAAGCTGGTATCAAAAAAACATAAGGATGACTCTTTATTTTTGAATCACCATGGGAAAGGTCTATCACGACAGGGCTTTTGGAAGATTCTTAAGCGCCTTGCGACAGAAGCAGGTATTGAGAAAGAATTGACTCCTCACACAATGCGCCATTCATTTGCCACCCATCTGCTTGAAAATGGGGCCGACCTTCGAGCTGTGCAAGAAATGCTCGGCCATGCGGACATCTCGACGACCCAAATTTATACGCATGTGACAAAGACGAGGTTAAAGGACGTCTATACAAAGTTCCATCCTCGGGCATAA
- a CDS encoding YqzK family protein has translation MKSWFGLVMHTIKVFILFTGCTILFYYGIMWINEEYESYHRYDAPEGAAIKVSGTFDEEKGSMLERLILFYLNGE, from the coding sequence ATGAAATCTTGGTTCGGTTTGGTCATGCACACCATAAAGGTGTTTATATTATTCACTGGATGCACAATCTTATTTTATTATGGTATCATGTGGATTAACGAAGAGTATGAAAGCTATCATCGATATGACGCACCAGAGGGAGCAGCCATAAAGGTGTCAGGTACTTTTGACGAAGAAAAAGGAAGTATGCTTGAAAGGCTGATACTGTTTTATCTGAATGGGGAGTAA
- the fur gene encoding ferric iron uptake transcriptional regulator: protein MENRIERIKKQLHSSSYKLTPQREATVRVLLEHEEDHLSAEDVYLLVKEKSPEIGLATVYRTLELLTELKIVDKINFGDGVSRYDLRQEGAAHFHHHLVCIECGAVDEIQDDLLEDVEEIVERDWNFKIKDHRLTFHGICHRCQEKEPAETE, encoded by the coding sequence ATGGAAAACAGAATTGAGAGAATCAAGAAACAGCTGCATTCGTCCAGCTATAAATTAACGCCGCAGCGTGAAGCTACCGTTCGCGTCTTGCTTGAACATGAAGAAGACCACTTGAGTGCGGAAGATGTTTATTTGCTTGTCAAAGAGAAATCTCCTGAAATCGGTTTGGCAACAGTGTACCGGACACTAGAGCTGCTGACTGAACTGAAAATTGTTGATAAAATCAACTTCGGGGACGGTGTATCTCGTTACGATCTCCGCCAGGAAGGCGCTGCCCATTTCCACCATCATCTCGTCTGCATCGAATGCGGAGCAGTGGATGAAATCCAGGACGACCTTCTTGAAGATGTTGAAGAAATCGTTGAAAGAGACTGGAATTTTAAAATCAAGGACCACCGCCTGACTTTCCATGGTATTTGCCACAGATGCCAGGAAAAAGAACCGGCTGAAACTGAATGA
- the spoIIM gene encoding stage II sporulation protein M, whose product MKKRRYQDVAVTHLREYSSIYLFVIVLFLMGVIFGAVIVNSLSFTQKEDLFYYLSQFFGQAASGKVADGKDLFLQSFLHNGKFIGLIWILGVSIIGLPVILILLFMKGMVVGFTVGFLVNQMQWDGFLLSFVSILPQNFIIIPVFIITAAMAVTFSLKMIRNQFMKKINQPIMPQFFRYIFSFVAALVFLAVAAGVEAYLSPALLKAVINSIN is encoded by the coding sequence ATGAAGAAACGAAGGTACCAGGACGTCGCAGTAACCCATTTAAGAGAATATTCCTCAATCTATCTTTTTGTCATTGTCCTGTTTTTGATGGGGGTCATCTTTGGGGCGGTAATCGTGAACAGCCTCAGCTTCACTCAAAAAGAGGATTTATTCTATTATTTATCGCAATTTTTTGGGCAGGCTGCCTCAGGAAAAGTAGCAGACGGAAAGGATTTGTTTTTGCAGAGCTTTTTACACAATGGTAAATTCATCGGGCTTATCTGGATTCTCGGAGTTTCCATCATAGGACTTCCCGTCATATTGATCCTGCTATTCATGAAGGGAATGGTTGTTGGCTTCACGGTAGGCTTTCTTGTCAATCAAATGCAATGGGACGGGTTTTTACTATCCTTTGTTTCCATCCTGCCGCAAAACTTCATCATTATACCGGTCTTCATTATTACTGCAGCAATGGCGGTGACTTTTTCACTGAAAATGATCCGGAATCAATTCATGAAGAAAATCAACCAGCCAATTATGCCGCAGTTTTTTAGGTATATCTTTTCATTTGTCGCAGCCCTCGTATTCCTGGCTGTGGCGGCAGGGGTAGAGGCATATTTATCACCGGCACTATTGAAAGCGGTCATTAATTCAATTAATTAA